The window CTTACATGGGTGTGAATGTTGAGAAGATCAGATAAATAAGATGTTGCCAAtccatttaaaactttaaaagtaAGCAATAAATGGTAAATTCTCCATCCTAGAATTGCATTATTGTTATTCATGTGTTGGTGAAAAGGCAGGAAACTACAATTGTAgtcagtttttgttttcatgatCGGGTGATTTGTATGTTTGACTCCATTAATTGAAAGCTTAGTttgcaaaaattaaaaaaatacatatacatATCCAATTTGGAAAAGGCTTTGCATTTAACAGTGGAAGAATGCGTATTTAGATCCTTGGGTGACAGTACCAATATAACAGTGACAAAATACTGAAGTAAAAGTCCTGAAAAACCTGAATATGTCTGAGTCAGTCTGGATTCCTCTTGCTGATATAAGCAATGTATATAAAATAGTCAGTTCAATTCAGCTTTATCTATATAGTGCAAAATTACAACATATGTCGTCTCAAGGCAagtcaaagatacagtccaaatATTAAAAGAATTCACTGAATCATCAGTCTGTGAGCAGCATGTTTTGGTTGTATTTGCTGTGAGTGGATCCATGTTGAATTAATTTACACAATTATTTAGATGGACACTACTTAAGTCTTAAGAGTCACCAGGTTATTACAGGAAGGAAAAATAACTAAGTTTAGATAAAGAAATCTAAGAGGATGATTATTTAAAATTCTACTCTCTTCGCAGGATATGAGGAGAGACAGTTTAAGCTTTGTATCGAGCTTTATATAAATGCTTGGGTTGGCGTATACATCACATTCATTTATCCATATCCAATGCTAGACAAACATCATCCTCATGGTTATATAGGGTTATAAATGAATCCCATGGTTTTCTTACATAGTTAATATAGTTAATACATCTAAAATACTTCTTTTCCACAGTGTTGGTGACTTGCTGGAAACCTGCCCAAAATTATATGTATCAGTTACCATACATTGGCCCAGTGCTTGTTGTACATGTTGACAAGTTGACGCAGCCTCTGTACCTTTGGTAGCTGCTTTCTAAATTGGTGCAGAGGCAGCACTTCTATGcaaatatatatcaaaatgttcaaatcGTCTTCACAAaatctgtttttaatgttttacctTTTTCGTCAGAGCTGTCTGCTTTTTATTTGTGGTTACTGATCCAATTAACAAACCTAGAATAAATGGCTTCATTAGTATTGTTGTCTTTCTCCCTTTCTATCCCGTTCTTACACATGAGTCGAGGAACATGGCTGCCCTTCCTGAATGTAGTACTGTCGAAGGTGTCTTTCTCTGTAAAggatgtttttattcttcacacGGTCATGAGAGGACTGTtattgaacaaaacaaaattcaCTGAATTAAAAATACACGAGTTTGGTGACTTTTCTGTATACTAAACTTGTTCAGCACGTACACTCTGTAACAATTTGAACCtttattttcctctctttcCAGTAACTTAACATTCTTTCTAATGATTGAAGATGCATCTCAGCTACAAATCTCTTTTTTATTCTTGAAAAACAGATGTTAAAGAATAAATGAATGGTAGAACATTGATATGGAGATAATAGTGGTAAAGAGTAAGACAAGTTAACTGATGAATTTGTGTAGAGGATCGGATTtccattcaattcagttttatttatagtaTCTCATTTCAAGGCAGGTCAAacatacaatccaattcaagtcaattataatccaattcattgtgatACAGTCATAATCCAGTCAaacaaatttaattaaattcctAATCAGTTCATACAATGCCAATTAGAGAAAAAAGTTgtctcgctaaggaaaccagcaGATTGCATCAAAACGTCTCTTCAATTCAGTCCCGCGTCCCGAGCATGCACAAGGCGACAGTGCAGAGAAAAAACTcccctttaacaggaagaaatctctggcagaaccagactcaggaagagcGACACATCTGCCTCGACCGGCTGAGGTTGAGAGGACAGGGTGGGAAGGTGGAGGTAGGCTGAAAGAGGGTTTTCGGGTAAGAGGTCTAAGGCGGACAAGAGGTAAGAGGTAAGAGGGGAAAGGTAGGGTTTGAAGAAATGTGAGGGGCTGGGATGATAAAGGTCGGGTAGGTTGTAAGAGCAGAGTATCAGGAAGGAGGTGGGGTCCGGGTAAGAAGTGAGAAGGAGGCAGGCTGTTCATTCTAAACTGGATGAACAACAGACAAACTGCCATTGTTGTTCTATGAATTCCAGTTCCAGAAGCTCCACTCTTGCTTCTCTGCTTTTAGTTTCTAAAAAGATTAAGACGTTTTTGTTTCATGTCCTGACATTTAAAGTAATCTGAAATAAGCTGAATCGGCAAGACTTTGTTAGGTACCTGAAGGTGGAGGTTTTGATTGACGAGGTGCTGGATCTCCTCGTTTTTCTCAGCTTCCAGGTAGAGCCAGAGCTTCTCCTTCACCAGCAGCATTTCTTCCACTTCTCCCTTTTCTTTGTCCAGCTGCTGGGCCCGCTTCTTCCAACTTTCAGACATCTTGGAAAGTTCCTGTCTGATGTTGTGGACAGCAGCAGAGAGCTCAATCTGGAAGgtctcttctttcttttggaGCTCTTTCTGATActgctcctctctctctgccagTCTTTTAGGAAGATTTTCTCCCAGAGCTTTACATGACAGTTGGCTCTGTTTCAGAGCTGCCTCCACCTTATTGAGTTGGACCAAGGTGTCAAGATGAGCATCTGTGCGTCTTCTTCTCATCGTGATGGCCTTGTTTATCTGATGGTCTTTTTTTGTGAGGAGCTCTTCCAGTTGAGCAACGTTCTTCTGCCACCTGTTCTCCTTGGCCCTGAGCCTGCTGGACTCAGCAGCGGTTCTCACCCTCTCAGTCTGCTGACTCTGGGGGAGGATGCTCTGCTGAGGAGATCCAACCTGCGCAGCTCTCTTTTCCTCCAGATCAGACAAACTACGGTTAAGTGAGCTGATCTTCTCGTCTTTGATCTTGAGCACCTTGCTGGCTTGGTCAAGGTCGTCCTTCAGGTCATTATTTTGCTGCTCAGTGACCGACAGCTTCATCTTCAGGCCTTTATTTTCTTCTAAGAGTTCAAGAATTTCCTTTTTCCAGTAACTCCTCTCCTTGAGGACCAGGTTTTTAGTTTTGGCCCTCAACTTTCCTTCCATTTCCTTTAGTTTGGCCTCCATCTCTCTTTTCATGTCATTGAGGCCTCTGATGTAATCCTGTGAAAATCATTATACAGAAAAAGATGAGGATACCTTCTGATATTAGAGCTGATCATTACAGTTAAATTATGACCACATAAATCTATaaagaaactaaattaaatgaattaatgaaaCCATTAATATTTTGATTCTTTTtgacaattaaaaaaatatatacatgatcactttttaaaagaaaagtgctCCGGTGATGTGTGTTTAAGTGTTTTACCATGCTTTCTCGGCTCTCTCTTCTTGACATGGTAGTAAAATTGGAAATGATCCAGTCCTACACCCATCACTTGTGTTTACACTCATgtgacattttattttaaatttaggAAGATTTGTCATTTAGcaaaaataaaagttaaatGAGAATCATTATAATCTTTGACACATATGCCTAACTGgttctttctttgtttatttgattAAAATGGGGCAGACACGGCCAATGAGATCATACTCTACTTTATaaaaaatagataaagaaataaaaaaaagcagactgcaaccacctgtcattacttggaaCGTTACAGGTTATATTGAGGATATCTCCACTCGTGGGGACATAAAGGTAGCGCGTACTCGCTGTTTTACACGTGATTATTTGGATGATATTCAGGGGATTATGACATGATCATGTCAGGCTCCAGTCTCTGGACAACTCCCAAACACGTGTGAAGGCACGctggtggggggggggattaCGCACCGGTGCGCATTGGGCGTCAGCAAGCCCCAGTGTGGACAACTCCAAACTTTGCTTCGTATATGTTTTTCCAGCGATTTTGAAATCGTCATTCATCATCAATTCCGTCCAAATACGAGAAAACAGGCTATGTTGTTTGAACtgatttttgtttcctttttcaaCTGAATGGACCTGAAGCTGAAGGATTGGTTGAAAAACCTTTAGCGTTATCGtgtctaaataaatatatttgtgTCATGTCGAAGCCAAGTAGCTCGATAGAGCCAGACATTTTCCCAGACAGTGAGGAATGTCCCGGAGAAGGTTCATTTGGTTTTGGAGATGATCTGGAGTTAAATCAGTTTGATGGATTGCCCTTTTCCTCTCGTTACTACAAATTACTGAAAGAGAGGAAGACTCTGCCTGTGTGGAAGGTAAAGTGCCAGATTGAGGATGCTCTGGTAAACAACCAGCTGGTTATCGTGTCTGGGACAGCAAAGACTGGGACGAGTACACAGGTAAGTCATTTTTTATATCTTATGAGGGAATggattttagaaaaaaattgtTAAAGTACAagtttacgttttttttttaaatgtatctgTTAATGTTGCATGAAAGCAAAAAAATTAGCTGTTTTCAATATTTGAGAGATAGAGGTTAAATAATAGTGCATGTCCCTTTACTTACTCTATTTTTCCTCTGCTCagatattttcattttattccatTTGGCCCCAGATACCACAGCATAACCTTGTTTGTGGCTACAAGTAGCACATTGTTGCCACATGCTCAATCCAGACTGCTCAGTCAAGAGAAAAACCTGCTGCCATTGGTTACATATCATAATGAAACCTTTGAGTTGAGAATTTTTGCCCAGCATTGCCAGGCTTGTGTGAACAGAAGCTGCCCAGCTCAGCAGATGATGCTGTTGTCGACGCTGTCCAAGCTCCTGCCTGCTTGCTTGCTCCCCTATGTGCACAAAGGCTCCAGCGGGCCTGTTAGGGGACCTCCTGCTGCTAAGCCCTGATCCGCTGGAGCCGCTGCATGCTGCCAAAGCAATTTTGCATTCTGAGTGAATGATAATACCATTGGATATCTCTCGTCACTGTTTGTTTTGCTGTCTGCTTAAGCTAAAGCTGTTGGTATAATCCTGAAAGCATGCTTGCATGTGAGAAAACAAATTTGAtgtgattaaaaaagaaaaacatggtgtACTACTCTGGGGCATATTTAACTATGAAGACATACAATAAAGTGCGGAACGTGAACAACTTCTGGTGACTGTTTGTGTTCAGATCCCTCAGTGGTGTGCAGAGTTCTGCCTGTCTGCTCAGTATCAGCATGGCATGGTTGTGTGCACACAAACCAACAAACAGCAGGCCATAGATCTGGCTCTACGCGTGTCTGACGAAATGGATGTGAACATAGGCCATGAAGTGGGTTACACCATTCCTCTGGAGACCTGCTGCTCCTCTGACACTGTTTTGAGGTTTGTTGATGAACTGTCACTCAGTTTGTTTCACTGCCAGTCGTAGAATGACATTTTAATACAAACTATCTCTGTCAGACAGGATCTTTTCCTGAGGTATGTTCCTGATAGTACACACAGATACTTGTGAGGATTCTGCAGCAGACTAAGTAAAGTGAGCGAATCATAGGAAATCATGCTTGTATTCTTAAAAACATTGAAACATCTGCAACAGCTATGTGGTTTGATGGATGTTCACTGCAAACTTAAATCTGATGAATTTGAAGTTTTCACATGATCATTTTGAAGAAAATCTATTACATGACCTGGAGGGTCATTCAAAATTGGTTTGGAATGAAGTTTTAGTATGTCTTTGAAAAAATCATTTGACAAAAAATCAATGAGAAGTAAATCCAGCAAACTTTAGCTGGTGACAGGTTTGTGGTCTTATTTCACCTCCTGTGTTAGTTTGACCAGTgattaaaatggttaaaatgagCATTTTTGTAAGAAGAATGTATTGAAAGAAAGTTTTtgcccacaaaaaaaaaaacattctaaaaACATTTGAACCCCATTGTACCAAACATGTTTACTACCAAGCTGTAGGCAGACAGCTGGCAACTAACTGCTGAGCATAGTGGTGCATTTAGAAATGAAAGAGATTTGTGGAGGCATTCGAAACTGagctaaaataaaatgaatgaagAAAAATACTGCGTTAACTAGTGGAtcagaataaaaataataataatatatactgtatatatatatatgtatgtatagtCCTAGCTTCTTGATTTAGTATTGAAATATTATACGTTCTTTATTTTATAATTCATTAGGTACTCTACTGATGATATGTTGCTGAGGGAGATGATGTCAGACCCCTTCCTGGAGCACTACGGGGTTGTTATTATTGACCAAGCCCACGAGAGGACAGTAAGCACAGACATATTGTTGGGTCTCCTCAAGGACATCCTGCTCCAGAGGCCTGAACTCAGGGTGGTGGTCCTAACTGTGCCGCCCATGACGGAGAAGCTTCTGAGACACTACGGCAGCATCCCGCTCATCAGTCTGGAGGCCTCCTGCCCAGCTGAGGTGGtccacagcaacagcagcaacaaagacTACTTCTACTCGGCACTGAAACTGGTGCTGGAGATCCATCGAACCAAAGAGAGTGGAGatattgttgtattttttgcCTCAGCGAAGGcaagagattattttttttcaagtatTGTTTCATATGTCTATGTCTCAGAATTTGTCGTGACAAACTTAGCTTGTATTAACCTCTTCCATAGGAAGTCCGCAGTGCTTACAGCATCCTCCAGAGTGAGAGTTCCAGACTGGGAAGGGAGCTGGACCAAATGGAGCCCATAGTCCTGTACCCAAGCCAGCGAGGGCTGCTGCCTGTCCTGACTGAGTTATCAGGCTCCACAAAGTCCAGGAGGGTTTTCCTCTCTACCCAAAAAGGGGAGGACGTGTGGTGGACTGCGGAGTCTGTGAACTTTGTCATTGATACAGGAGTCCAGTTAAAAATGGTAAATTAAGATTTCCTACAAGACGCATCAAGCTTAAAGGAGCATTCTGCTGCTATTTATCAGTATTTTGTTTGACCTTTTTCTGAAGGTTTACAATCCAAGAGTGAGAGCCTGCTCCAAGGTACTTCAGCCCATCAGTCAGTGTCAGGCAGATATACGCAAACAGCTGTCTGGACCAACAGGTATTTCATCCTGAATAAAAGGATGTTCTCTGAACATCTTTTAGTATCATGCAGCTGATTCACATgcttataaatatatttttctgaCCATCCTGCAATTCCTAAATGAATGATGCTAGAGAAATGACTTTGTGGCATTATTCAGTCAAAAGACTGAAGCTACATTTGAATGCAATTTTATTTCCAAGGTAAATGTTTCCGCCTGTATCCAGAGGCAAGCCGAGCCCTGGCAGAGACACCGCCACAGATTTTGGAGTCTAATATCGCACCAACAGTTCTCTTCCTGAAGAGGATGGAAATAGCTGGCCTTGGACAGTGTCATTTCCTCGACAGACCAGGTGCCGTATCATTTCAAAGGAAATTTGACAAGTTGCCACtgaaaaatgatttatttaaaataaCAGAAATTTTTTAAGCTGTCTGTTTCTGGTTCCCACGAATGACATCTCCCTCACCCTAAAACACAGCCAAAGATATGTATGTGGGAAGTTTTTTTGGCTGAAGGAAAATATGCTCCGTGTAGCTGTTCTGGTCCAGTCATCCATGGTTTAGCTGAACTGACAACTTGGCTAGTAACCATTGTCTGAGCTCTGACCCACCCCTACACAAACAGTACAGACTAAAAGAGGCCAGCTCGTTAGTGGTTATACAATGTGTCTAGTTTAGTGCACCACCGGAAAAAAGGTACAACGAAGTACAAGTACAGGCCAAATAAACTGTAATATCTGTAAAATTCTGCACAATGTGCCACAAAAGGCACACGACATAATGCATTTTTATGGTGTTCTTACTACATAAATATGCTTTCTTGTGCAATAGTATTAAGGTACGTGTGAGCAAAACGTGCGTGAATTGCATCTGAtcattgattttcttttttttttttcacattatcCTGACGGCATAAACTGATGTTGGTATGCCAGATCTCTAATCTTGTACAACACTTTTCTTGCATTTCTATTGGGAAACTTACCATTAGAACAGTCTAgacaaactgaaaaacaaaacaaaacaaaaaaacaactagtcaataaaagttgaataaaataaaataaaatcaggaaacgcaacatttcagaaaatacaataagaaaaaaactatGGATTAGAAAACACATGAAGAATTAAAGGCAACACTTCCCTCAATGACAAATGTCCTATTTTAGCTTTTAAgttttcagttttaaaaaaaagtttttctgttttctagTGTGCTTTCGGTTTTATTCTTGTTTCCCTCAGTTTCTTCCCACATAACTAAACATCAGTGACATTTTGTTATATGAAACAGGTCCACCTGTCTCTACAATATGCAGCTACTATACCAACGCTAAGTATAATTTTGTATCGAAATAATTCAAATGTTTGCTGACTCATTGCAGATCCAGAGGGTCTCATGCAGGCACTGGAGGAGCTGGATTACCTCGCTGCTTTAGATGATGATGGCAACTTGTCTGAAATTGGCATCATAGTGTCAGAAATCCCTCTGGATCCTCAGATGGCCAAAGCTTTGCTCGCATCCTGCGAGTTTGACTGCGTTAGTGAGATGCTGACAATTGCAGCCATGTTGTCAGGTATGTGCGAGCAATGTGTTCGTGCTGAGTTTTATCGTCAGAATGAGACTTGTTAatagttttttctttatttctttaaacgATGTTGACCTTGTTGGTTCTTGTTCTTCAGCCCCGAGCTGTTTCCTGGAATCGTCTGCTGACATGTCCCACAAGGCAGTCCAGTGTCACAGAAAATTCCAGCATCCTGAGGGCGATCACTTCACCCTCATAAATATCTACAATGCCTTCAAACAAAGTCAGAAGGAACAGTGTAAGTGAACAGAAACAACTTCCTATCTATAAAAGATGCAGTTTCTAAGTTTCCTAAAATATGGTTTTGAAACACAGGTCTCGATAGTTTTACATTCTGAACTCTctctatggaaaaaaaaacaaaacaacacaagttAAACCTGGGGATCATTTCATTTCCCCGTTTTGTGTAACCTTTTTCTGTTCTTTACCAAGTTCTCTTTTAAGAGCTGTGACACATTAAGTCACAGTGTGACTTAGAATAAAAGTAAACGTTTAAGCTGTCATGATCGTTGCTTTTTTAGACAGTGATCATGAGATACAATGATAGCCTATGATAAAACAGTGGCCAGATGCCGCTGCTGTGTCATCAGCATTTCACAATAATGGCCACAAAAGAAAGTTGTCACATTTTGTTAAAGCCTGTTACGTCCATTCCATGCTTTTCGTGTCCACTCGCATTCCAGTTGGAAGGACCAAAATGTGAGGAAACAAATTGAGGATgtaaaaacagagaaataaaATGGAGATGAGTCGGACTAGAGCAAGTTTGACGGAGCACAATGAATTAAGAACTCCAATAATTTGCCGTTAAGACAGCTTGATATGACAGAAgaacttctttttttaatccagATTTTTACAGACAAGTTTACCTGGTGacgttttcaattatttattcAAAATTTATTTGAAAGTGTCAAttcacaaaaaaagacatttcagcACAGAATTGTTAACCTACAGCAGAACTGGACACAGGCAGTGACCATATGTGGTAACTcctttatttaaaataaattctaaaGATCAATATCAAATATAATCTCCAATGAATAGTTTGCACACTGTTGTTACTCACCTTTTGAAGCTGCTGGATTCTGTTGAATCCATCTGGTGTGTCAAGTTAATTATTCTTATCCAGTAAAATTAGTTTGAAAGTAGGTTTTTAAAAATTAGGGAAAATAAACAAGTAGGTTTACCTGTATCCAACTCTTACGGACACCTTTGAAACCAACTTGGTTTGATTCAAATAGGCAGTGTAGAACATTATTTTGCCCCAGTTATagagtccagagtccagactaaacatgaagaagcagcatttagctgttatgctgcaaacaagtggaacaaactgccagtggagattaaactttcaccaaatgtagacatttttaaattcagcttaaaaacatttcttttctcatgtgtctgcatgaaatctgcacggtatcttttaacttatctagactgttccttgtttcttttaatattattttatgtatttttaatgcttcttccactccttatatgttatgtaaagcactttgaattgttttgtacatgaaatgtgctatacaaataaatttgcctTGACTGGACTTATGTTGTTGACTATGGTCCTTTTTATATGCTTAAGATCCTATGCGTACATTAATAAACCACATACTGTGTCAACAAGTTGGTTTAATTGTATCCAATACATTTGGACAACATTAAGATGATTCAAAGTTAGTCTGAAGTTCCATACTGGGACTCTTAATTCTTAATTTCATGTCGAACCGTCAGAATGATTCACTCTGACTTACGGTCTTTTTTTCTCCGCAGACTTGACTGCTGAAAAGTGGTGCCAAAGCTATTTTCTGGATCATTCTGCCCTGAAGATGGCTGAGGCTATTAGATCAGAGCTGACCGACACCCTGAACAGGATTGAGCTTCCCATTTCTGAACCCTCTTTTGGAACAAAGACAAACACGAACAACCTCaaaagagctctgctggctggGTTCTTCATGCAGGTAGGAAAAATGTCAGAAGTAATGGATTTCCTTCGAGCAATTTAATGGTTTTTTGAAGTTTAGCGTCTTTCTTTTGCTAGATCGCTCGAGATGTGGATGGGTCAGGAAACTACTTCATTCTGACACACAAGCACATGGCCCAGGTGCACCCGCTCTCTGGCTACGGAGCTCAGTCACACAAGCTGGGACTGCCGGAGTGGGTTGTTTTCAATGAGTACTCTCTGTcagaaaacaatgtgaaaacagTCTCTAAAATTTCCCCTCAAGTGTAAGTCAGTTTTTCTCTTCAGCTCAGTTTCGATATGTGCCGATTACAACTGTGTCTTATGCTTCTATGCACTATATTGGTAAggtttgtcatgtttttttttacaggaataACCACATTCTTTTTCGTGCTTTTCAGTTAAATCTCATGTTTCTTTTAGGTTCATTCAAATGGCACCGCTGTACTTCTTCTACAACCTGCCCCCTAGTGAAAGCAAAGACATACTGCAGGACATGTTGGATCCAGAGGCATCCAGAAACTGCAAAGAGCAGAAGCAGCCAGCGGCAAACAGTGACGATAACAGAGGCTGTTCAGCAGTGACGCCAGCTTACGACCGATGTGTGATTCAATAAACTTCAACCGCAATTTTAGATTGTAATATAACAACCAGATGCAATGTTTATATTTTTAATTGATATTTGATAATCACTTAGCTTAAAAGTTGTTGGTCACATGTACGTGACAACTCTGCCTCTTTTTCATAGTTGTCAGCATACTGTCAGGTAATCTCGATGCAAAGATGACCAGTTGTGAGACTAAAGCACGGTGTACAAACTCAATTTGTTACCAGATTAACAAGACTTACAAACGTGAAAGGGCATTATTTAATAACTTCTTAATCAGTGAAAAGAAATATACAGAAATACTTGGAATTCAAGTAGCTTAATTGCATTTTAGCCAAATAACCCAAGAATTGACTTCTTAAAGGTCTTATTTATAGTCACTCGATTCTTAAGCGCTTATGAAAATGCAAGTATCGATACCAAGGAAATTTGAGTaagtttaaacaaaaaaaaaaaaaaaaattataattctCTACCGATTCTCTACAGGACATTACTGTAGCTATAAGTACAaaacgtttttttcttttagataaACTTATAAATTGAACCTGAAGGTCCTCGGTGCGTTTGCAAAGGTGCCTCCAGTTAATACATGGTTCAGACAGTTAGGAATTCTTTCAATTTGTCCATAATAGCAGGCATTCTGTCTGCGGGGATCACCATCACGGTCCTGAAAGGCTTCATTGGTACGTCGTCAAATGACCATCTGCCACTCAAGCAAAGGTCTGTCTCCTCCTGGACTGAGTAGTGGAACTTCAGGGTGGCTTGCTGTAGGGACAACACAGACAAAGCTCAAGACTATAGAATAACTAGAGTAAACATTGAGGCTGGCATCTCAAATGGCAGCTGAAACTAACAACTTTCATCTGAAGTTCATGTTTGATTAAAGGATGAGGCAAAGAGTTATTGACCAGATACTTAGTCACGACTGCCCTGTACATTATTAAACATTCAGTACAAATATTTGACTCTGCCTGGATCCATTTGACTTCACCTCATAAAAGAATTCCTCCTCTGCGTTAATGAACATGTACTCGTCTTTGGGAACTCCTCCTCTGGCTGGAATATTCTTGGTTGCCTCTTTGCAGGTCTTGCTGATCATCAGGCAATAGTGGCACCTCCCACTGGGCTTATTTGTCCTCTGAGCTTCGGCCAATTCTTCCCTAAAAGACATCATTAGATTAAGTATATTTTCCTGCACACCACGCTTTCAAAAAGATTGGACTTTGAAGACGTTTTTGATTCTTGTGCTCAAGCTTCAGAAGATACAACATATTCTAAAAATGTAAATACTTTATGGGgagtattttttctttattaataaagcCAGACCATGCAAAATACAGCGGCAAATCAACGTGGGCTGTCTGTAACGGTGTAATAACATTCAAAAAGCATAATAGCTTAGCGTCTCCCTGTGGTATTGTCCCTGTTCTCATATGCTAACAAAACAACACATATTCAACGTACACaatgagaaaacacacaaaataggTATAAGCAGACAAAGTAGAACTCACTGGAGCTGTTTGTGCAGAGGGAGGGCGATCTGTGGAGGTACATTGATGAAGCGCTCACTCAGCAATAGCCCCACAGGCTTGCTCGTGTCACTGAAGATCTGTTCCAGCTGCTCTGTCACACTATGGGGAGCATTCTTCTCACACTGGTCCCCAATCAGCTCCTTGACCTCCTCCACACACTGCACGCCCTGCCAAAGCAACCCCAAAGACGTGCCGTGAGAGTTTACACGAAGAACCCTCTCATTTTTAACTTCCTGAACAGTACTTCTGTGCAAGATGTTACCTTTCTTTCTGTGAGGTTGAGCATACTGATAAAGCCAAACACTTCATCCGGGTCATCGTCGTCACTGTCCTCTGGAACTTCAGCTTGCTGGAGCAAAgtgaacatgtaaaaaaaaataaagaaaagaaaagaaatgctgAAACTCAACAGTCAGTTTTACATTTGAGACCAGATCACAATGAGGAGTAACTCACCTTGATGACACTTCCAACGTGGTTCTGTTGGATGATGATGTCTGTCAACTCGGATGTATTTACATGAGCCTTCAGAAAGAGCTGTGTACAAACGTGACACAAGCGTCATCAGCGACATCACGCCGACAACCAACATATGcacataaacataaaaatacTGCCCCAAACCTGTTGCAAAAGCTTTTTTATTCCATTGAAGTCGTTGCACGATATGGTGTGGGCTTCAAAATCAACTACGATCTCCTGAAAGTAATCACAGCAAGAAGAAAGTTAACAAGGAAAGAATAAGCCAACTATATTTAGTAATAAAAGTAGGCATGCAGTAACTGTTTACCATTCAAACATATTCACG of the Odontesthes bonariensis isolate fOdoBon6 chromosome 23, fOdoBon6.hap1, whole genome shotgun sequence genome contains:
- the dhx32a gene encoding DEAD/H (Asp-Glu-Ala-Asp/His) box polypeptide 32a gives rise to the protein MSKPSSSIEPDIFPDSEECPGEGSFGFGDDLELNQFDGLPFSSRYYKLLKERKTLPVWKVKCQIEDALVNNQLVIVSGTAKTGTSTQIPQWCAEFCLSAQYQHGMVVCTQTNKQQAIDLALRVSDEMDVNIGHEVGYTIPLETCCSSDTVLRYSTDDMLLREMMSDPFLEHYGVVIIDQAHERTVSTDILLGLLKDILLQRPELRVVVLTVPPMTEKLLRHYGSIPLISLEASCPAEVVHSNSSNKDYFYSALKLVLEIHRTKESGDIVVFFASAKEVRSAYSILQSESSRLGRELDQMEPIVLYPSQRGLLPVLTELSGSTKSRRVFLSTQKGEDVWWTAESVNFVIDTGVQLKMVYNPRVRACSKVLQPISQCQADIRKQLSGPTGKCFRLYPEASRALAETPPQILESNIAPTVLFLKRMEIAGLGQCHFLDRPDPEGLMQALEELDYLAALDDDGNLSEIGIIVSEIPLDPQMAKALLASCEFDCVSEMLTIAAMLSAPSCFLESSADMSHKAVQCHRKFQHPEGDHFTLINIYNAFKQSQKEQYLTAEKWCQSYFLDHSALKMAEAIRSELTDTLNRIELPISEPSFGTKTNTNNLKRALLAGFFMQIARDVDGSGNYFILTHKHMAQVHPLSGYGAQSHKLGLPEWVVFNEYSLSENNVKTVSKISPQVFIQMAPLYFFYNLPPSESKDILQDMLDPEASRNCKEQKQPAANSDDNRGCSAVTPAYDRCVIQ
- the bccip gene encoding protein BCCIP homolog, with the protein product MASSAKRRAVGLGENPEENENSSDENPEEDDDSGEEDSEASEDEINEEIVVDFEAHTISCNDFNGIKKLLQQLFLKAHVNTSELTDIIIQQNHVGSVIKQAEVPEDSDDDDPDEVFGFISMLNLTERKGVQCVEEVKELIGDQCEKNAPHSVTEQLEQIFSDTSKPVGLLLSERFINVPPQIALPLHKQLQEELAEAQRTNKPSGRCHYCLMISKTCKEATKNIPARGGVPKDEYMFINAEEEFFYEQATLKFHYSVQEETDLCLSGRWSFDDVPMKPFRTVMVIPADRMPAIMDKLKEFLTV